From a single Brassica napus cultivar Da-Ae chromosome C9, Da-Ae, whole genome shotgun sequence genomic region:
- the LOC106402377 gene encoding splicing factor U2af large subunit B: MTQQATRHARRVYVGGLPPTANEQSVATFFSQVMSAVGGNTAGPGDAVVNVYINHEKKFAFVEMRSVEEASNAMALDGIILEGVPVKVKRPTDYNPSLAAALGPSQPNPNLNLAAVGFSSGSTGGLEGPDRLFVGGIPYYLTEDQIRELLESFGPLRGFNLVKDRESGNSMGYAFCVFQDPSVTDIACAALNGIKMGNKTLTVRRAVQGAIQPKPEQEDILLHAQQQIALQRLMLQPGGTPTKIVCLTQVVTANVLGDDKEYEDIMEDMRQEGGKFGNLVNVVIPRPNPEHDPTPGVGKVFLEYADLDSAAKARSGMNGRKFDGNQVVAVYYPENKYAQGDYEAC; this comes from the exons ATGACTCAGCAG GCAACTAGGCATGCTAGACGTGTCTATGTTGGTGGCCTTCCACCCACTGCAAATGAACAG TCGGTGGCAACTTTCTTTAGCCAAGTGATGTCAGCGGTTGGGGGAAACACTGCTGGGCCAG GCGATGCGGTGGTGAATGTTTATATaaaccatgaaaagaagttcgCCTTTGTAGAGATGAGATCTGTTGAGGAGGCTAGTAATGCAATGGCATTAGACGGAATTATATTAGAG GGGGTTCCTGTAAAGGTGAAGAGGCCTACTGACTATAACCCATCCCTTGCTGCAGCTCTTGGTCCGAGCCAGCCTAATCCCAATCTCAACTTGGCGGCTGTTGGATTTTCCTCGGGGTCTACTGGTGGGCTTGAGGGTCCGGACCGCTTATTTGTGGGTGGGATTCCATATTACTTGACAGAGGATCAGATCAGGGAGCTCTTGGAGTCCTTTGGGCCGCTAAGAGGTTTCAACTTGGTTAAAGACAG GGAATCCGGAAACTCGATGGGATATGCATTCTGTGTATTCCAGGATCCTTCAGTCACAGATATTGCATGTGCTGCTCTAAACGGGATTAAGATGGGCAATAAGACACTTACGGTAAGGCGTGCAGTCCAAGGTGCGATTCAACCTAAGCCTGAGCAAGAAGATATATTACTTCATGCCCAACAGCAGATTGCTTTGCAG AGGCTTATGCTACAACCAGGAGGCACGCCCACCAAGATTGTATGTTTGACTCAAGTGGTTACAGCTAATGTTCTTGGAGACGATAAAGAATATGAAGACATAATGGAGGACATGAGACAGGAAGGTGGAAAATTTG GTAACTTGGTGAATGTTGTGATTCCGAGGCCCAATCCGGAGCATGATCCAACACCAGGAGTTGGGAAG GTTTTCTTAGAGTATGCGGATTTGGACAGCGCAGCAAAGGCAAGATCTGGGATGAATGGAAGAAAGTTTGATGGAAACCAAGTGGTAGCTGTGTATTACCCCGAAAACAAGTATGCACAAGGCGACTACGAAGCCTGCTGA